One stretch of Marinobacterium iners DNA includes these proteins:
- a CDS encoding DUF1513 domain-containing protein: MLKRRDFMLGMASAAALASLSPGLLAQTREGCFISAANTATGDHRVLIADVQGKVVHSLEVAERCHAGCLRPASDEVAFFSRRPGRQLNIIDAKQGRLVQVVTSEPGEHFYGHGAFSPEGDLLYATAHRYEESEGVLNVYAADQSYRLIGQIQLGVMDPHEVRLHPNGRDLVVAAGGIQTHPDYGRIKLNLDRMQPALLVVDRLTGKVTQRHQPSHHQLSMHHLDISPEGIVVAGYQFEGAEWKRPNLIAWLDVEKQRFEEIRLPDADQQVLRNYIASVAMDAVTGVVAVTAPRGNRVVLLDYRRRRYLHSIELDDVSGVLPLPEGGFICTSGMGGVYRLTPGSQELQQVRSDSIRWDNHLTQV, from the coding sequence TGCTGGGCATGGCTTCAGCAGCTGCCTTGGCATCCCTGTCCCCCGGGTTGCTGGCGCAAACCCGCGAGGGGTGCTTCATCAGTGCAGCCAATACGGCGACGGGTGATCATCGTGTGCTGATTGCAGATGTACAGGGGAAGGTGGTGCACAGCCTCGAGGTGGCCGAGCGTTGCCATGCGGGCTGTCTGCGACCGGCGTCTGATGAGGTGGCCTTTTTCTCGCGCAGACCCGGCCGGCAGCTCAATATTATCGATGCGAAGCAGGGCCGGCTGGTTCAGGTAGTAACCTCTGAACCGGGTGAGCACTTCTATGGTCACGGGGCATTTTCGCCCGAAGGCGACCTGCTCTATGCAACGGCGCACCGCTATGAGGAAAGCGAAGGGGTACTCAACGTATACGCGGCTGACCAGTCTTACCGCCTGATAGGTCAGATCCAGCTTGGCGTAATGGACCCGCACGAGGTGCGGTTGCATCCCAATGGGCGCGATCTGGTGGTTGCCGCGGGTGGTATTCAGACCCATCCCGACTACGGCCGGATTAAGCTCAATCTTGATCGGATGCAGCCGGCCCTGCTGGTCGTGGATCGTCTCACGGGCAAGGTGACTCAACGGCATCAACCGTCTCACCACCAGCTCAGCATGCATCATCTGGATATCAGCCCCGAGGGGATTGTAGTGGCGGGCTATCAGTTTGAGGGGGCTGAGTGGAAGCGGCCCAACCTGATTGCCTGGCTCGATGTCGAGAAGCAGCGATTTGAAGAGATCCGTTTGCCGGATGCCGATCAACAGGTGCTGCGCAATTACATCGCCAGTGTGGCGATGGATGCAGTGACTGGAGTGGTTGCCGTTACGGCTCCTCGCGGCAACCGTGTAGTTCTGTTGGACTATCGCCGACGTCGCTATCTGCACAGCATTGAGTTGGACGATGTATCGGGCGTTTTGCCTCTGCCCGAAGGCGGTTTCATCTGCACATCGGGAATGGGGGGCGTCTATCGCCTGACACCTGGCAGCCAAGAGTTGCAGCAAGTCAGATCTGACAGCATCCGTTGGGACAATCATCTGACACAGGTGTGA